One genomic region from Thiohalorhabdus denitrificans encodes:
- a CDS encoding phosphate-starvation-inducible PsiE family protein, whose protein sequence is MQTFQHLSHRTLRLVERLVLVVITIATVAAIVEEIGIMLEGGSVHLADLLLLFLYMEVLAMVGAYVDSGQLPVRMPIYIAIVALARYLVLDMKDLDNLRILAAAGGALVLALAVLVIRYGHVRFPYEKEPYE, encoded by the coding sequence ATGCAGACCTTTCAGCACCTGAGCCACCGCACCCTGCGTCTGGTGGAGCGGCTCGTCCTGGTGGTCATCACCATCGCCACGGTGGCGGCCATCGTCGAGGAGATCGGCATCATGCTCGAGGGCGGATCGGTGCACCTCGCCGACCTGCTCCTGCTCTTTCTGTACATGGAGGTGCTGGCCATGGTGGGGGCCTACGTGGATTCCGGCCAGCTGCCGGTGCGCATGCCCATCTACATCGCCATCGTTGCCCTGGCCCGCTACCTGGTGCTGGACATGAAGGATCTGGACAACCTGCGGATCCTGGCGGCCGCCGGGGGCGCCCTGGTCCTGGCCCTGGCGGTCCTGGTGATCCGCTACGGCCATGTCCGCTTCCCCTACGAGAAGGAGCCTTACGAGTGA